The genomic window GGAGCGCAGGAAACGGGTTTAAGCCCTGAAAGGGCGTCGGAGCGACGCCCCAGCGCGGCGCTGATTTGCGAACATGGCGAGCCCGATGTTTGGCCTCAAGACCCTATCGCCCTTTCAGGGCTGGACCGGTTTTCATCGCATGGGTTCCCAGGGTTGCGCTTGTCGTATCTGCGGACGACATCGCTTCACCTGGGCTGAGTTCCGTCGGCCCTTCAGGCCAAGGATCCGAGCGTTGGAGAACGAGCGGGATTCCGCGACCGAAATCGCGAATCACACTGTGTGATGTTCGGTCCAAGGCGAACAAATGCGCGCTGCTTGACAAATCCCGCGACATCGTATACTGTACGCATACTGTAGTACGCATCGAGGCGGGCATGTTTGTCGATATCGAATTCTCCGACGGCCTGGCCATCTACGAGCAAATCGTTCGCCAGGTGAAGTTCGCCATTGCCGGCGGCGCGCTGAAGCCCGGCGAGCTGGTCCCGTCCGTCAGGGAATTAGCCCGCGAGCTGACCGTCAATCCGAACACGGTCGCTCGGGCGTATCGGGATTTGCAGAGCGACCGCGTTCTCGATCCGGTTCGCGGCACCGGACTGGAAGTCGCCGCCGGGGCCACCGAACGCTGCCGCAGCGAGCGTCTCAAGCTGATCCGCGGCCGGCTGCGACAAGTGCTGGCCGAGGCCAAGAGGAGCCGGATCGACGCCGACGAGTTGCGGGCATTGGTGGAGAAGGAGTTGGGGGCGATCAAACTCTAGCGGAGAGAACTATGGACACGGTCATTCGGCTCGATCAAGTCACCAAACGATTCGGCGGCCATACGGCCCTCGATCAGGTTTCGATCAGCGTGCCGCGGGGAGTCGTGTTTGCACTCTTGGGAGAAAACGGGGCGGGCAAGACGACCGCGATTCGGATCATGCTCGGGATGGTCGAGCCCGACCGCGGCCGTTCGAGAGTGCTGGACCTCGACAGCCAACGCGACGGTTTGGAGATTCGCCACCGCGTGGGATACGTGTCCGAACGCCCGACCTTGTACGACTGGATGACCGTGGCCGAGATCGGTTGGTTCACGGCTGGTTTTTACGGCAAACCGTTCTTGCCCCGCTATCGGGAACTGGTCGCGCAATACAAACTCCCCGAGCGGCGAAAGCTGAGGGCACTCTCCAAAGGAATGCGGGCCAAGGTGGCCCTGTCGCTGGCGATGGCCCACGACCCCGAGCTGCTGATCCTCGACGAGCCGACCTCGGGACTCGACACGCTCGTCCGCCGCGAGTTCTTGGAGAGCATGATCGATCTGACCGCCGCGGGGCGAACCGTGCTCCTCTCCAGCCATCAAATTGGCGAAGTCGAACGCGTGGCCGACATCGTGGCGATTCTCAAGCAGGGCAAGTTGCTACTCGTCGAGAAGCTGGACGATTTGAAAGACCAGGTCCGCCAACTGACGATCACCTTGGCCGACGGCGCGAGCGGGCTGCCCCCGATCGGCGGCCAGATCATCCACCAAGTTCGGAAATCGCTGAACTACCAGGTCCTCGTGCGCGGCTTACCTCCGGACGAGCTGGAAGCGATGCGCCACCATGCGGCGGTCTACGACGTGGAAGCTCACATGCCGAGCCTGGAAGAGATCTTCGTGGCGTTCATGGAAGCCGGCGACGCTCCGGAAAACCCGGATCGGCCGAGAGAGGCGGTGGCGCCATGATTACGGAAGTCAGAGGTCGGAGGTCGGAAGTCAGGAGGACGAACACGACGGCCGTTTTCTGGCGGTGCATTTGGAAGGAATACCGCGGGCTGCGGGGATTCTGGCTCGCGATGGGCTGCTTGTCATTGATGGCGCAATTGGCCCTGCTGGCTTTCCCGCACCTGACGGTCTACGCGACGGATAATACGTTCGCGCTGGCACTGATATTTCCCGCGCTTTACGCGGTGGCTTGTGGCGCGACGATGTTTGCCGCCGAGCGCGAAGACGGCACCTACGAATTCCTCCGCGGACTGCCCGTTACGGCGCGACAGATTCTCATCGGCAAACTGACCTTCGCGGTGGCCAGCGCGACGTTGCTGTTCGCGCTGCTCTGGTTGATTGCCAGGAACCTCTCGCACGGAATTCTACCCGAGAGTCGAACGCATCTAAAGTTGTGGGGGCTCTTCGGCGTTGCTGCGATCGAGGGCCTGGCTTGGGGAATGTTTTTTTCACTTCTCTTGCAGCGGCCGCTGATGGCGGCGGTGCTGGCGATATTCGCCGCGTCGCTCGGAATGCATCTTGTGATTTGGTCGATCGGTCCGTTCGGAAGAGGCGCGTACTTAGAACTCAGCCGGTACTTGGCAGCCGTTCCGTATCGAGCGGTGATCGCCGCAGTCGTTTTGGCGATCGATGTTCTTCTGGCCGATCGCTGGCTGCCGACTTCAAGAGTGGCCCGACGGGGTTCGTTTCGGCGGCAAACTCGTCTCCGAGCGGCGGCTGAAGTCGTGGATCAAATGGTGCCGCTCCCACCCGTTCGTGGCGCAGTTCTCGGGCGACTCGTTTGGCAAACTTGGCGGCAATCAGCTTGGCTGATGGCCGTGATCGCAGTGGTAGGCACGGCGGCATTGCTCTTACCCTACGGGGAGATCGTCGGCATTGAAGGCGGATTCTGGAGATTCGTCGTCGCTGTGGTCACAGCGTCTCTCATGGGGTCATGCGTGTTTCTCGCGGATCAAGAGCGATCCCGCTTCCGATTTTTCGTGGAGCAAGGGGTGCGGCCCAGATCAATCTGGTTTGCTCGGGAATTGACCTGGTTTTGCGCGGCCGCCGTTTGGGCATTCGCCGTAGATACCCTGCGGTTCGGCTGGTCGCCAATCGTTCTTTCGCTACATCTGACGATCCTGCCTTATGCAGCCGGCCAACTCGCGTCGATGTTCGTTCGTAGCGGCATCCTCGCGGGATTCATCGGCGTGGTGTTGACCGCGATGATCTTCGGCTGGGCGCTCTTAATGCGGCGTCTGGATGTGAGCTGGCTCTGGTCGGTAACCCCAATTCCCCTGGTGCTGCTTTTCGCAACAGGGCTGCGAGCGCCGGATTGGATTATCGAGCGAAATACGCCGCGGGCTTGGCTGCGCGTCGGTTGCGCGCTGGCCGTGCCGGCAATCGCGCTGCTGATTGCAGTGCCCCTGTATCGGATCTATCAGATCCCCGCCGTGTCGCCCGGGTTCGTTCCGGAGGAATATGCTCGCTCGATCACATCGACGCCGGATGAACGAGCGACGGCCGAACTGTATCGTCGGGCAAGTGAATCGCTGGTGTTCTCAAGAACGGCTGAAAGCCGAAAGGCTGAATTCAACTTCAATCGCACCAGGCCACCCGATGCGGATGATTTGAAGTTTCTTGAATCGAACGCTGAATCGCTTGCCCCGCTGCTCGAAGCGAGCCAGCAATCGACCTGCTCGTTTTACGATTTGCCGGAGGGTGTTCGCAGGCCGCCTCGTGATCCGTTTGGGCTGGGGTTTCTTTTGGACGTGAGTGCCAGACAGCTTGAATCCGCGGGAAACCTCAACGAGGCCTGGGAACGGTACGCGGCCGCCCTGCGTTTCGCACATCGCCTGCGACAGAACGCCGGGACGGGGGCTCACTATACTGCCCAAAGTATTGAACTCCAGGTGTATCTTGAATTGCCGCTGTGGGCTGCGGAGCCCGGGCAGAATCGCCAGCGGATCGTGGCCGCGATCAAACAACTCAAAGAGCTGGAAGCGACTCTTCTGTCCCCCAGTGATGCCATTAAGACCGATTATCTTCGGCTGCGGCGGATGGTCAGCGGCGGGCCCGACGCGCTAGCGACATCCGACATTGCCTCGTCAACGGTATCGAAGGCTGCCTTGTGGTCGCTCATGCCTTGGGAACGCGCCCGCGCGCTGCGACTGCTCAATTTCTGCACGGGCAATGATTTGACATTCGTGGAGCGAGTCCAGCAATCAATAGAGAATGGTAGTCCGGTAGTACTGCCCAGTCGATGGGAACTGACTCCGCGGCCTCGAGGGCTTGAACCATTTAACGAGACGAACTGGTTGAGAACGACATTCTTGTTGACCGCGTTCTACCAGCCCGAGAATACCGCCGGTTTGGGAAAGGACATGGTCCAAATGGAGACCCGGCGCCGCGCCACGCGCTTGCTGCTGGCGCTCGAAGCTTGGAAGCACGACCACGACGGGCAACTGCCCCTGAGCCTGAAGCAATTGGTCGGGCCATATCTCGATAAACTCCCGCTCGACCCCTACTCTGCCATGTCGTTCCGCTACTTCCGAAACGGCTTGGTCCCGCCGCCGAAGCCACCGCAGATGCCGGCATGGCAGCGATCGCTTCTGAACTTTATCCGCGAGCTATTCGTCCCGCATGATCCTTTCGCAAGACGGCGACGCGCATCGGCGGCGGCCCCGGTCGACGCAATGGCAGATCCATTCGCGGATGCAGGGCCGGGTCCAGATCCCAGCGTTAATGCTTTCGACGCATCGGTCGTGGGCGGCGAACAACCCCCGAACTCCGGACCGAACCTCGCGCCCGACTCGCCGCTGCTCAAGCCATTCATTTGGAGCACCGGAGACCGAATCCGTATCGATAGCCCTCGACCGGATGACGCGAACGAGCTTGCCGAGAACTGGCCGATCGACCTGAAAGATGTCTATATCATCGACAACGCCGGAGCGGGGCGCCGTCCCGAGAACGATCTCGACCTTTGGTCTTCCGGCTGGTGGTTCGAGATTCCCTGAAATGCGATGCGCCACACGGTCCGGATTCTCGCGCGACACGACGTGGAGAAAAAGGCCGCAACCCGTCACAGGAACTTCAACGCGCTCGCGGCCCCTTCGACCGTCGTTTGCGAAGCGTAGCGAAGAATCCGCCGAATCGCCTCGCCGATGGGAAGCTCTTGCGCCCAGAAAACAATCCCAGCATGTCGCCGACCTGCCGCCGTCCACTCGGAATGAATCCGTATGAAATCCGTGTCGTTCGTTAATAACGCACGGCCCTCGGCAGTGGCGGTTGCTAACAGTATTTCATCGTCGGTTGCCCGCTGTCCGCGGTCTTCGGCCCAAACAAGATCCATTCCGCGGCGTCTAAGGCCATCAACAACTTGCCGTTTGACGTTCTCATCTGCGTACGCGGGAAGCATGGGTTACAGAACCGATTCGGGATGTTCGCGCTTGAATTTTTCGACGGCCTCGCGGTCAGCTCGAATCTCTTCTTGGATTTCCTCGCGATGATCAAAATAATATGCGAGAGCCGAGTGCACTTCTGCCAACGTCAGGCTCGGATGTGCAAAGCAGGTTTCCTCGGGCGATAGGCCTTGCCAATCATGTTCGATGGCGATGTCTTGGACTCGAATTCTATGGCCGTCGATTCGAGGCTTTCCCCCGCAGACTCCGGGAGTCTGCACGATGTGGGCGTAAATGAGTTTGGTTTCTGTGCTCATGTTTCTGCCTACTGAGATTCCTGGTCGCTCAAACTGCTCTCCCTGCCGTATTATACTGTCGATCAGTCCGGTGGCGATCAAATCTTCAAGTCCCAGGCTGCCGCCGACCCCCTAGTGCACTCTCTGCCCTGGTTTCGCGCCGCTGTCTGGGCTTAAGAGATAGATTTCTTCGCCTCCCGCTCCGGCGGCGACGACCATGCCTTCGCTGATGCCGAATTGCATTTGCCGCGGGGCGAGGTTGGCGACGCAGATCACGAGCCGCCCGACGAGCGATTCCGGTTTGTAGGCGCTCTTGATCCCGGCAAACACGGTGCGGTGCTGGTCGCCGCCGAGGCTGAGCGTCAGCTTGAGTAGTTTCTTGGCTTTGGGAATCTCTTCGGCCGCGAGAACTCTGGCCACCCGGAAATCGACCTTCGCAAAATCGTCATAGGTGCATTCCGGCTGGAGCGGCTCGGCGGCCAGCGGCTCAGAGCCGTCAATCGGCGGAGCAGGCGCGGCAGCCCCGCCGGGAGCGTTTTCGGGGGCAGCTTCTTTGCTCTCCTCGATCATGGCTTGGATCTCCTTCGGTTCCACTCGCGTCAACAGAGTTTGAAATGGTTGGACGGGCGTGCCAACGAGCGGTTGCTGGGCTTCGTCCCAATGACGGATTGGCCGGCCAAGCAACTCGCCGGTCTGTTCGGCCAGCCGCGGCAGCACCGGCGCCAGGTACACGACCAACTGTCGGAACAAATTCAGCGTCACCGTGCAAACGTCTTGCACCTCCGCCGCGCGGGAAGCGTCCTTCCGCAGTTTCCACGGCTCCTTGCTATCGACATATTGGTTCGCCCGATCGGCGAGAGCCATGATCGCCCGCATGGCCTTGTTGTAATCGCAGCCCTCGTAATCGGCGGCGATCGATTCCCCTTCGTGCGCCACGGCGGCGAACAGGCCACCGTCGTCGGGATATTTGGCGGAAAGGCCGGTTGTCTCGACGAACCGTGCCGTGCGGCTGGCCAAATTCACCACTTTGCCCACCAGATCGGAATTCACCTTGGCGGCAAATTCGTCCGGGTTCAAATCGAGGTCATCGACCCGCGGCGGCAGCTTCGAGGCGTAGTAGTAGCGCAGATACGAAGGATTCAAATGCTTGAGATAAGTCGCCGCCAAGATAAACGTCCCGCGCCGCTTCGACATCTTCTCGCCGCCAACGGTGAGATGCCCGTGGATATGAATCTTCCGCGGCAGGCTGTAGCCAGAGGCCTTGAGCATCGCGGGCCAAAACAGCGTGTGGAAGTACGTGATATCCTTGCCGATGAAGTGGTGAATTTCCACCGCATCAGATCGCCACCAATCCACGAACTTCTCCCCATGTCGTTCGCACCACTCACGCGCCGAAGCCATGTAGCCGATCGGGGCGTCGAACCAGACGTACCAACAATTCCCTGGGCTATCGGGAATCTCGAATCCAAAATAGGGCTGCGGCCGCGAGACATCCCAATCGCGCAGCGGCTCGTTCAAAAAATGCCCGCGAAGATAATTGGCCGTTTCCGATTGCAAATGGCCGGCGCTCTGCGTCCAATCCTCGAGAAACTCATGTAGCTTCTCGATGACGACGAACAGATGCTGCGCCGACCGCAACTCGGGGCGCGCGCCCGTCAGCGTGCTCACTGGATCGATCAGCTCGGTCGGGCTATAAGTCGAGCCGCATTTCTCGCAACTGTCGCCGAATTGATCGGGCGTCTTGCAGACTGGGCAGGTCCCTTTGACGAACCGATCGGCGAGGAACGTGCCCGCCTCGGCGTCGAAAAGCTGCGTGACTTCGCGCTCCGTGATGAAACCGCCGTCGCGCAGCGCAGCCCAAATCTGCCAGCAGAGTTCGCGGTTCGCCGGGCTATGCGTGCTGCCGTAATTGTCGAATTCAATCTCGAATCGGGCGAAATCGTGCACGTGGTGCTCGTGCATATCGGCGATCACGGCTTCTTCGCTCCGCCCTTCCTGGCGGGCGCGAATCATGATCGCGGTGCCATGCGTGTCGTCGGCACAGATATAGATGCAACGGTTGCCACGGAGCTTCTGAAACCGGACCCAAATATCGGTCTGGATGTATTCGACCAGATGCCCCAAGTGAATATGCCCGTTGGCATAGGGCAAGGCGGCGGTGACGAGGATGCGTCGCGGGGGCATT from Pirellulales bacterium includes these protein-coding regions:
- the metG gene encoding methionine--tRNA ligase, with protein sequence MPPRRILVTAALPYANGHIHLGHLVEYIQTDIWVRFQKLRGNRCIYICADDTHGTAIMIRARQEGRSEEAVIADMHEHHVHDFARFEIEFDNYGSTHSPANRELCWQIWAALRDGGFITEREVTQLFDAEAGTFLADRFVKGTCPVCKTPDQFGDSCEKCGSTYSPTELIDPVSTLTGARPELRSAQHLFVVIEKLHEFLEDWTQSAGHLQSETANYLRGHFLNEPLRDWDVSRPQPYFGFEIPDSPGNCWYVWFDAPIGYMASAREWCERHGEKFVDWWRSDAVEIHHFIGKDITYFHTLFWPAMLKASGYSLPRKIHIHGHLTVGGEKMSKRRGTFILAATYLKHLNPSYLRYYYASKLPPRVDDLDLNPDEFAAKVNSDLVGKVVNLASRTARFVETTGLSAKYPDDGGLFAAVAHEGESIAADYEGCDYNKAMRAIMALADRANQYVDSKEPWKLRKDASRAAEVQDVCTVTLNLFRQLVVYLAPVLPRLAEQTGELLGRPIRHWDEAQQPLVGTPVQPFQTLLTRVEPKEIQAMIEESKEAAPENAPGGAAAPAPPIDGSEPLAAEPLQPECTYDDFAKVDFRVARVLAAEEIPKAKKLLKLTLSLGGDQHRTVFAGIKSAYKPESLVGRLVICVANLAPRQMQFGISEGMVVAAGAGGEEIYLLSPDSGAKPGQRVH
- a CDS encoding ABC transporter permease codes for the protein MITEVRGRRSEVRRTNTTAVFWRCIWKEYRGLRGFWLAMGCLSLMAQLALLAFPHLTVYATDNTFALALIFPALYAVACGATMFAAEREDGTYEFLRGLPVTARQILIGKLTFAVASATLLFALLWLIARNLSHGILPESRTHLKLWGLFGVAAIEGLAWGMFFSLLLQRPLMAAVLAIFAASLGMHLVIWSIGPFGRGAYLELSRYLAAVPYRAVIAAVVLAIDVLLADRWLPTSRVARRGSFRRQTRLRAAAEVVDQMVPLPPVRGAVLGRLVWQTWRQSAWLMAVIAVVGTAALLLPYGEIVGIEGGFWRFVVAVVTASLMGSCVFLADQERSRFRFFVEQGVRPRSIWFARELTWFCAAAVWAFAVDTLRFGWSPIVLSLHLTILPYAAGQLASMFVRSGILAGFIGVVLTAMIFGWALLMRRLDVSWLWSVTPIPLVLLFATGLRAPDWIIERNTPRAWLRVGCALAVPAIALLIAVPLYRIYQIPAVSPGFVPEEYARSITSTPDERATAELYRRASESLVFSRTAESRKAEFNFNRTRPPDADDLKFLESNAESLAPLLEASQQSTCSFYDLPEGVRRPPRDPFGLGFLLDVSARQLESAGNLNEAWERYAAALRFAHRLRQNAGTGAHYTAQSIELQVYLELPLWAAEPGQNRQRIVAAIKQLKELEATLLSPSDAIKTDYLRLRRMVSGGPDALATSDIASSTVSKAALWSLMPWERARALRLLNFCTGNDLTFVERVQQSIENGSPVVLPSRWELTPRPRGLEPFNETNWLRTTFLLTAFYQPENTAGLGKDMVQMETRRRATRLLLALEAWKHDHDGQLPLSLKQLVGPYLDKLPLDPYSAMSFRYFRNGLVPPPKPPQMPAWQRSLLNFIRELFVPHDPFARRRRASAAAPVDAMADPFADAGPGPDPSVNAFDASVVGGEQPPNSGPNLAPDSPLLKPFIWSTGDRIRIDSPRPDDANELAENWPIDLKDVYIIDNAGAGRRPENDLDLWSSGWWFEIP
- a CDS encoding GntR family transcriptional regulator → MFVDIEFSDGLAIYEQIVRQVKFAIAGGALKPGELVPSVRELARELTVNPNTVARAYRDLQSDRVLDPVRGTGLEVAAGATERCRSERLKLIRGRLRQVLAEAKRSRIDADELRALVEKELGAIKL
- a CDS encoding DUF5615 family PIN-like protein — encoded protein: MLPAYADENVKRQVVDGLRRRGMDLVWAEDRGQRATDDEILLATATAEGRALLTNDTDFIRIHSEWTAAGRRHAGIVFWAQELPIGEAIRRILRYASQTTVEGAASALKFL
- a CDS encoding ABC transporter ATP-binding protein, which codes for MDTVIRLDQVTKRFGGHTALDQVSISVPRGVVFALLGENGAGKTTAIRIMLGMVEPDRGRSRVLDLDSQRDGLEIRHRVGYVSERPTLYDWMTVAEIGWFTAGFYGKPFLPRYRELVAQYKLPERRKLRALSKGMRAKVALSLAMAHDPELLILDEPTSGLDTLVRREFLESMIDLTAAGRTVLLSSHQIGEVERVADIVAILKQGKLLLVEKLDDLKDQVRQLTITLADGASGLPPIGGQIIHQVRKSLNYQVLVRGLPPDELEAMRHHAAVYDVEAHMPSLEEIFVAFMEAGDAPENPDRPREAVAP
- a CDS encoding DUF433 domain-containing protein: MSTETKLIYAHIVQTPGVCGGKPRIDGHRIRVQDIAIEHDWQGLSPEETCFAHPSLTLAEVHSALAYYFDHREEIQEEIRADREAVEKFKREHPESVL